The following nucleotide sequence is from Chloracidobacterium validum.
CGGGCCAGGGAGTCCACATTGGTGGCATAAGTTCCGGTCGTCAACCCTTGGTTGTTATGGGTATCCCAGCCGCCGACATCGAGGGTTGCGATCCGCAGACCAATGTCGAGCTTGATGAGCCGGGCAATGGTCATCAGCGCCGCACCCAGCGAGCCACTCTGGGTTTCCGGCTGGGCGTACACCGCGCCGTTTTCCGGTGTGTAAGCCGGAATCGCGCCACCCGTCGGTGGCCGTCCGATGGCGCTGTTGACATTCTGGATGGCCTGAATGGCATTGAACCCAGCCATGTGCAAGGCCGTTGTGCCGTTGTACATGCGGGTCATCGCCGGGAAAATGGTCGGGTCGCCGGGGAGCGCGAAATTATTGAGGTTGGGCATGGCAACGGCACTGCTGCCTTGAAGCGCGCCGGGCAGGCTGTTGGACGCCGCTACCGTCGGCAAGGGGCCGCCTTGTCCACCCGAGGTCGTGATGTGGCGTGTCAGCCAGCCGGTTTGCTGGCGTGCCGTTGGAACCCCACCTTCCATCAAGCTCTGGGCGTCAAAGTGGCTCCGGTTGGCGACGGTCAGTCCAACCGCTTGGACAATGGCCAACGCGCCGGCCTGATAGACATCCAGCAGCGGTTGGGCGCTTGGGTGCAGGCGAAAATCAATCCCGTTGCCAATGGGATTGGCCAGAGGCAGACCGGCGTTTTGCCCACTGTCGCGCAGCCGCAAGTTTGAGCGCAGCGCCACATAGTTTGGTTCATTGACCGGCGCGGCAAAGTTGAGACCGTCAATGCCGCCGCGTAAGTAAAGGACGACGAGAATTTCGTTTGTCCCGGCCGTTTGCCCGTAAACCAGTCCCCCGATGCGGGCCATGCCGCTGGCGGCATAGGCGGCCGTCAAGCTCGAACCGACAACAAATTGGCGTCTTGTCAATGGCATACGTTGGCTTCCTCCACTTATCGCCACCAGAAATCCGGCGACACGCACAGCCGTGCCGCCGTCAGGTTGATGCGGTTCGTAACTTCAGTTGTCGTTCCAGATGGCGGCGCATCGGCTGAAGCCGTTCCACGCAGGTATTCGATGAGTTCCTGATACACCTCCGGCCGAGCCGGTCGTCCCAGGATGCGGGCGACAAGGTAATCCACGATCTGGCGGGTGGTCGTGACGCCAGATGGGAAACTGGCGCGCAGGTTGTGTTGGAGCGCTGTGTAGCCGTTGGTGAGGGTGACGATGACGTTGCGCCAACTGGCGCGGAAGGTATTGGTGTTGAGCCAGTACCCGCTGACATCTGGAAACCCATTGGGCGGCGCCCAGGCAAAGAGCTGGTGGCCGGCTTCACTCGCCAATGTATAGGGTTGGTAGCTGCCGCCATTGTCGGCGAGATTGGCGTCAATGGCGCGCAGAAATGACATCAGGTAGTCGAATGGCCGTTTGGTTTTTTGGCCCCACGTCTCGGCAAATTCCGGCGATAACAGGATGGCCCGAACAACCCGCGCGATTTGGTCAGGCGCGTTCACGTGCTCGCGCCAGGCGACGATGGCCCGCTTGATCACGCTGGGCGGTGGGGTATCGGCGACGAGCCGGCGGCAGAGCTTCGTGCAGACAAACCGGGCCGTGCTGGGATTGGCAGCCAGGAGGTCGAGGATGCGCTGTCCTTGTATCATCGGGTTGGCCGAGGTTGCCGCGGGAAGGGGAACGTTGAGAACCGTCCGGGCCGCTGGGTCGTTCCACTGCGGGACGAAAATAAACTGCCCGGTGTTGGGCAGATTCGTCGTGCCAATGCGCTGTCCGGCCGCAATGGTCCAACCGGTCAACGCGGCTGCCACCTGCGTGACATCGTTTTCTGTGTAGCCGGTGGACATCTGTCCGCTTGGAAAGACCGGCGCATCGGCCGCATTGGGGAAATAGTTGGTGGCGCCAAGCGTATGCAGCTCAAGCAGCTCGCGGGCGAAATTCTTGTTGGGGGCCGTATTCCGGCTGCTAACCAAGTTGAGGTAATACATCATGGCAATGCTCTTGGTAACTTCCTCGAGCATGACGCGGAAGTTGCCTAGGGCATGCTGCCGGAATAACCGGTTGTACAGCGGCCAGGTGGCATAGATGCGGCCATTGCTGCGAGCGTCCACGTTGAAGTGGTCCTGCCAGAAGTCCACCAGCACTTCTCGGAGTTGCCACTTGCTATACACTGCCCGCAGCACCGTTTCGGCGCGCACTTCTTCCAGCGGACGGAAGCGTTCCGCTCCGGCCATCGGAATGTTGAAGTCACCGAGTGGCCAGAGTTCACTGAGCGGCTTGTTGAGTGCCGTGAGCGGACGCAACTCATCCAATGCGGGGTAGCCATCTCCGGCGCTGTAAGCAATGCGCAGGCGCGCGCTCTGGCGTTTGCTCAGAAATGCTGCATCATCGGCGTCGTTGGGGCGAATCTGTTCTTCGACGTAAGCGGTAAAGCCAATGGCGCGAATGCGGTCGAGGTCGCCTGGACGGGGTCCAAATCCCATGCGATTGGCCGCGATGACTTCCAGCGGCGGCAAGTTGGGAACGCCCGCTGCCTGGGACGTGTCGCGGTAAAGAGGAGCATTGTCATCCGTAGCTGGGTCGCCAGAGGCAAATAGGTCCCCAACCCAACCACGGCGCGAGAGCGCGGATGAAGATGTAGCCAAGGTCATACCTAGTCTCCGTAATAGATTCCCTTTTGCCTGGTTTGCGCCGTGTCAGGATGGGCGTTCAAGCCAGCGGTCAAGCTAGGGTGGCGGATTTGTCGAGAGAAAGAGTCATCGAAAGGTAAAAAAGTTTGAAATATTTTCAGCCGCACTGGCGACACGTCGCCACGCGCCAGACGATAGTCGTTCGTGACGGTAACGAGTCGTCCGGTAACGCTTGCGCGCGTTTCCAAAAAACGATGACGCAAGTTTTGTAGCCACAGTGTAGCGTGGAAGTAAGCGCGCTGTCGTCCCTCACTCTGCCAACCGGCTTACAAAGTAGAGATTTTCCCGCAGAAAGTTGGGTTTTTCTATGTCATCTGGAATGGTGTCAAGTGCCACGCTGGCTCGCCCACGTCGAAGTCTCCTGCCCTATCGCTTGGCGACGCAAATGGTGTTTGTGATCATCCATGTCCTTCTCATTCGGGCCGCGATCCCAAATCTCGCCTGGGCGATATATGGCATCATCTTCTGGGCGGTGCTGGTCTATCTGACCATGCGGACAGGCCGGTGGGTCTGTGCCTGGATTTGCTGGCTTGGTGGGGCGCAAGACCTCGTCGCGCGTTTTGCCAAGGCGCGGGTGACGTTCAATCCGCGTATTACGCAAGTTGGTGTCTTGGTGATTGCTGCGCTGTGGGTTCCGCTAGCTTGGTTATTTTGGCGCGATGCCATGACGGCACACACCAGTTCGGTGGGTTTTGACGCGCAAAACCTATGGTCACATGCGCTGCACCTGGGGTTGCTAGCGTTTGTGGTGGGTAGTGTTTTCGTTTTTGGAAAGCGTGGAGCTTGCCGGTATTTCTGTCCGTTTGGCATGGTGGTGGACGGATGCCGTAAGATACACCAGTCACCAACGCAGCCGGGGTTTGTTCAGCTTGGGCGGCGACGCGCAACGACAGTTTCAACGGCTGCCGAGAGCAAAGCCAATCCAGGAGAAACTTGATGATTTGTCAGGCCTGTGGGCGAGAGGTTCGCCTTTTAGGACGAGTTGGGCGGCTCGACCGCTGTAACGAGTGCGGTGCTGATTTACACTGCTGTCGTAATTGCCGATTTTTCGATGCCGGAGCGCGGTTTGAGTGCCGGGAGCCGATTGCCGAACCAGTCCGGGACAAGGCGGCGGCCAATCACTGTGAGCATTTCGCCCCAAACACGAAGATTCCACTGACCAGTGCCTCACGCACCCGAACGACTTCCGACGACGCCCGCAAAGCTTTTGAACAGCTTTTCAAAAAGAAAAACTAAAAACTCATTCCCGCGCCGGGTATGTAACTGCTGAGTTCTGGAGCCGTAGGCATGCGAGCCAAAGACCTGATGACAAGTGACTTTGACTTCATCTCTGGTGAAGCGACCGTGCGCGAAGCCCTAGAGTTGATGAACCAGACCCGTGTCCACTGCCTGATTGTCCAGCCCCGCGACGAGTACGATGGACATGGCATCATCACTGACCGCGATATTGTTTACAAGGTTATTGCGACCGGCGGGAGTCTCGACAAGGCCCATGTTCATCAAGTGATGACCAAGCCGATGTTTTTCGTTGAGCCGCTGCATGACATTCGCGCCGTTGCGCGGCTTCTTCGCGCGCACAAACTCACCCGCGCGCCGGTGGTTGAAGTCGGTAAAATCATTGGGATTGTCTCGATTACCGATATTGTCCGACACATCCAGTAGCCCACGGTAGGGACCGTCTTCTTCAAAGCTGCGTCTGAAGATGTGGCTCGCCGTTGATAACGGTGCGACAGGACACATATTGCCATTCAGCAGAAAATCCCCAACTTTCCTCTTCCGTGCAACGTCCAAGGGATATTCGCGGGAAACCGCCAGCGTTCTCTGCAGGAGGAAACCCCCAGTGAAGACAAGCTGTATGGTGGTCTGGTTGTTGCTTACCGCATGGCTGACGAGCACCCCAACGTCGGCTCAAGGCACACCCGCGGACCAGGACTGGCGTCCCAGAGTCCGTCCAATAGGAGATCCAAAAATCAATTACCTCAACGTGGAATTTACGGTGGACGGAAGCTACATGGTCTGGTTTGAGGGGACGGATACGAGCGGGGGGAGCGGGATTGTCTGGCACTGCGGCGTGAACCCAAAGACCGGAGACCTGATACCACCTGATGGACGTGGTTTCCGAGCTTTTGAATCCACTTCTTGGGGGCGTGCTAATCCGGGCTATGACCGGCTGGGGCCCTACTACGTTGGGGCTGATCAAGAAGGGAAGTTGCGGTTGGTGCGGCCGGAAAGCCCAACCAAGGGGCAGGTGGTAACACTGGCAACGCCACCTGATCCACGACGACGGGCAATTTATCCAACCAGCCTGCCGGAGCGAGACGGTGGCTTTGTCTTCTTTATTCAAAATGAGAAAACACCTGGTGCCGGCATGCGTGCCAACGAGAACACGTGGGTGGAGTTACAGTACATCAGCTTGTCTGAGCCAACCAAAGTCCGTCCCATTGAGCGGCAGGAAACGCCGCGATTTGGCTTTGCGCCCATGGACACCGGGTTTGCCCGCTGGATGCGCAGGCGTCCACTGCTGACGTTTGGTGCGCTTTCCAAGACAACTGGCAAGGTAGAGGTGCGGGTTTTCGACGCCGATGCGCCAGGGCGTGGAGCCGTGGATGTCATCATGGATGGTTACACCAAGATTGATCCTTACCCAGCGGCGCTTGGTGATTTTGAGTATGTCTTTGCCGGCATTGACGCAACGGCGACCAGTCATATTTATCGGCGGCCGGCTGGTCAGGCTGCGGATGCACCGTTTGCGTTGTTGGGGAAGCTTTCCCCATCTGGCACCCGCCTAGCTGAGCCGAGCCTAGCGCAGTCGCATGAGCCATTTATGTACAATGGAGGGCTTTACACGGTGTACCAGGTCAACAACCGGGGGCGTGGTTTTTTCGATACGACATTTCGCCAGCCAGGGGAACTGTGGTTGGCCGACCTCAGCCGTGAACCGATTCGGCAGTGGTTGATTGCACCAGATGAGGGTGGGATGGTCGCTGAACCGGAGCCGTTAGCGACAGCGCATGGCGTTTGGGTTTTCTACACCTGTCCAATCCTGGAGGAAGTGATGGGCGACCGGTCAGGTGGCACGCCACCGGCCGCTCCTAGCGGTCGTTGGCGCGAGCGTCTCAGGCAGCGGCGTGGCACGTTGCCCGGACGTCGCCAGCCGATGCCACGTTTCGCGCTTTTTCGGGCTGAACTTCCAATCCGTGCCACAACCAGCAGCACGGTTTCAGCTTGTTGGTAGGCCTGGCATTGTATTCACCTACCAAACTGACGCCTAAGGGTGTGCTGAAAACCCCTGGCTGACCGGTTTGTGGTGCGTTGAGGTCTGACATTTGGGTAAAACCCCATCAAGAGCTAGCCGCAACCCGCCTACCACGTGGGTTACCGGTCAAACCTACTCCCAAGTGCACCGGCTCCATGTGCGCCGGTTAAGCGTGAAGCACCGACACACTAATGGCTCGGGGCAACCCGATGGGGTTTCACACCGGCCCCGCGTGTGCCAGTGGTGTGGTGTCGCGGCTTCACGCCTTGGGGTGTTCAGTGGGCAAGGCAAGTCAAGGTGCGCAGTCTGGGGGGCATCTGCACTCTTTCTGCCCTGACGGGGGCAGCGATCCCCTCGACGGCGGGCACACCCTAGGCCGTCGAGCGGCAGCTGAGCTTGGCTTTCAGCACTAAAGGCTTGATTTTTGACCAAGAAAAGCATTCCAATCGGCGTGTATGAAAACTCACGGTGAGGTGGTGACGCAACGTCACCATCCCAACCACCGCAGCTAGGCGGTTATGACCTTTCAACAGCTTTTGTTCATTGGCTTTGCAAGCTTGGTTCTGGGCGGAGCCGTGTCGGTGGTGATCCTGCGGAATCCACTCTATGGGGCTTTTGCGCTCATTACGTCCTTCGTTGGCTTGTCGGCGCTTTATGTGATGATGGGCGCGCAGTTTATTGGCGCGGCGCAGATCGTCGTCTATGCCGG
It contains:
- a CDS encoding DUF1501 domain-containing protein, which codes for MPLTRRQFVVGSSLTAAYAASGMARIGGLVYGQTAGTNEILVVLYLRGGIDGLNFAAPVNEPNYVALRSNLRLRDSGQNAGLPLANPIGNGIDFRLHPSAQPLLDVYQAGALAIVQAVGLTVANRSHFDAQSLMEGGVPTARQQTGWLTRHITTSGGQGGPLPTVAASNSLPGALQGSSAVAMPNLNNFALPGDPTIFPAMTRMYNGTTALHMAGFNAIQAIQNVNSAIGRPPTGGAIPAYTPENGAVYAQPETQSGSLGAALMTIARLIKLDIGLRIATLDVGGWDTHNNQGLTTGTYATNVDSLARNLLAFYNDMVRYRQRVTLVAMSEFGRTLRENQSGGTDHGRASIMLVLGGSVNGGRMYGQWPGLSNPALDGGDLAVTTDYRQVLAELVVRRLQNPQISTVFPGLGAYHPLGIVQGSDLPTT
- a CDS encoding DUF1800 domain-containing protein; this encodes MTLATSSSALSRRGWVGDLFASGDPATDDNAPLYRDTSQAAGVPNLPPLEVIAANRMGFGPRPGDLDRIRAIGFTAYVEEQIRPNDADDAAFLSKRQSARLRIAYSAGDGYPALDELRPLTALNKPLSELWPLGDFNIPMAGAERFRPLEEVRAETVLRAVYSKWQLREVLVDFWQDHFNVDARSNGRIYATWPLYNRLFRQHALGNFRVMLEEVTKSIAMMYYLNLVSSRNTAPNKNFARELLELHTLGATNYFPNAADAPVFPSGQMSTGYTENDVTQVAAALTGWTIAAGQRIGTTNLPNTGQFIFVPQWNDPAARTVLNVPLPAATSANPMIQGQRILDLLAANPSTARFVCTKLCRRLVADTPPPSVIKRAIVAWREHVNAPDQIARVVRAILLSPEFAETWGQKTKRPFDYLMSFLRAIDANLADNGGSYQPYTLASEAGHQLFAWAPPNGFPDVSGYWLNTNTFRASWRNVIVTLTNGYTALQHNLRASFPSGVTTTRQIVDYLVARILGRPARPEVYQELIEYLRGTASADAPPSGTTTEVTNRINLTAARLCVSPDFWWR
- a CDS encoding 4Fe-4S binding protein, with the translated sequence MSSGMVSSATLARPRRSLLPYRLATQMVFVIIHVLLIRAAIPNLAWAIYGIIFWAVLVYLTMRTGRWVCAWICWLGGAQDLVARFAKARVTFNPRITQVGVLVIAALWVPLAWLFWRDAMTAHTSSVGFDAQNLWSHALHLGLLAFVVGSVFVFGKRGACRYFCPFGMVVDGCRKIHQSPTQPGFVQLGRRRATTVSTAAESKANPGET
- a CDS encoding CBS domain-containing protein, whose amino-acid sequence is MRAKDLMTSDFDFISGEATVREALELMNQTRVHCLIVQPRDEYDGHGIITDRDIVYKVIATGGSLDKAHVHQVMTKPMFFVEPLHDIRAVARLLRAHKLTRAPVVEVGKIIGIVSITDIVRHIQ